From a region of the Castanea sativa cultivar Marrone di Chiusa Pesio chromosome 10, ASM4071231v1 genome:
- the LOC142613231 gene encoding phenylacetaldehyde reductase-like isoform X2: MSGAESKVVCVTGASGYIASWLVKLLLQHGYTVKATVRDPNDPKKTEHLLTLDGAKERLHLLKADLLEEGSFDSVVDGCEGVFHTASPFYHKVTDPQAELIDPAVKGTLNVLRSCAKVQSIKRVVLTSSMVAVAFNGKPLAPDVVIDETWFSNAAVCEKSKLWYMLSKTLAEEDAWKFAKENAIDMVAINPGLVIGPFLQPTLNTSVETVLKLVNGAERFPNITYRLVDVRDVANAHILAFENPSASGRYCLVGRVMHSSEVLKILHELFPDLNLPEKCADDKPFVPIYLVSKERAESLGLNFTPVEVSLKDTVESLKEKNFLSV, translated from the exons ATGAGTGGAGCAGAGTCGAAGGTGGTGTGTGTTACCGGAGCATCCGGTTACATAGCTTCATGGCTGGTCAAGCTCTTGCTTCAACATGGCTACACCGTCAAGGCCACAGTTCGTGACCCAA ATGATCCGAAGAAGACGGAGCACTTGCTTACACTAGATGGAGCTAAGGAAAGACTTCATTTGCTCAAAGCAGACTTACTGGAAGAAGGATCTTTTGATTCTGTTGTTGATGGATGTGAGGGTGTTTTTCATACGGCATCTCCTTTTTATCACAAAGTCACGGATCCCCAG GCAGAACTAATTGATCCAGCAGTTAAGGGAACGCTTAATGTTCTTAGATCATGTGCCAAAGTTCAATCTATTAAGAGAGTGGTTTTAACATCCTCAATGGTAGCAGTTGCATTCAATGGAAAACCTCTTGCTCCAGATGTTGTAATTGACGAGACTTGGTTTTCAAATGCTGCTGTGTGTGAGAAATCAAAG CTTTGGTATATGCTTTCAAAGACCTTAGCTGAGGAGGATGCTTGGAAATTTGCAAAAGAGAATGCAATTGACATGGTAGCAATAAATCCTGGGCTGGTGATTGGTCCTTTCTTACAGCCAACTCTTAATACAAGTGTGGAGACAGTTCTAAAGCTTGTAAATG GGGCTGAAAGATTTCCAAATATAACTTACAGATTGGTTGATGTTAGAGATGTTGCTAATGCTCATATACTAGCCTTTGAGAATCCATCAGCTAGTGGAAGATATTGTTTAGTTGGAAGAGTTATGCACTCTTCTGAGGTATTAAAGATTTTGCATGAGCTCTTCCCTGATCTGAATCTTCCTGAAAA ATGTGCAGATGACAAGCCTTTTGTGCCAATCTACCTGGTCTCTAAGGAGAGAGCAGAAAGCTTAGGACTTAACTTTACTCCTGTGGAGGTGAGTCTAAAAGATACTGTTGAAAGCTTGAAGGAGAAGAACTTTTTAAGCGTCTAA
- the LOC142613231 gene encoding phenylacetaldehyde reductase-like isoform X1, with protein MSGAESKVVCVTGASGYIASWLVKLLLQHGYTVKATVRDPNDPKKTEHLLTLDGAKERLHLLKADLLEEGSFDSVVDGCEGVFHTASPFYHKVTDPQAELIDPAVKGTLNVLRSCAKVQSIKRVVLTSSMVAVAFNGKPLAPDVVIDETWFSNAAVCEKSKLWYMLSKTLAEEDAWKFAKENAIDMVAINPGLVIGPFLQPTLNTSVETVLKLVNGVDGLSYAGAERFPNITYRLVDVRDVANAHILAFENPSASGRYCLVGRVMHSSEVLKILHELFPDLNLPEKCADDKPFVPIYLVSKERAESLGLNFTPVEVSLKDTVESLKEKNFLSV; from the exons ATGAGTGGAGCAGAGTCGAAGGTGGTGTGTGTTACCGGAGCATCCGGTTACATAGCTTCATGGCTGGTCAAGCTCTTGCTTCAACATGGCTACACCGTCAAGGCCACAGTTCGTGACCCAA ATGATCCGAAGAAGACGGAGCACTTGCTTACACTAGATGGAGCTAAGGAAAGACTTCATTTGCTCAAAGCAGACTTACTGGAAGAAGGATCTTTTGATTCTGTTGTTGATGGATGTGAGGGTGTTTTTCATACGGCATCTCCTTTTTATCACAAAGTCACGGATCCCCAG GCAGAACTAATTGATCCAGCAGTTAAGGGAACGCTTAATGTTCTTAGATCATGTGCCAAAGTTCAATCTATTAAGAGAGTGGTTTTAACATCCTCAATGGTAGCAGTTGCATTCAATGGAAAACCTCTTGCTCCAGATGTTGTAATTGACGAGACTTGGTTTTCAAATGCTGCTGTGTGTGAGAAATCAAAG CTTTGGTATATGCTTTCAAAGACCTTAGCTGAGGAGGATGCTTGGAAATTTGCAAAAGAGAATGCAATTGACATGGTAGCAATAAATCCTGGGCTGGTGATTGGTCCTTTCTTACAGCCAACTCTTAATACAAGTGTGGAGACAGTTCTAAAGCTTGTAAATG GAGTTGATGGTTTATCTTATGCAGGGGCTGAAAGATTTCCAAATATAACTTACAGATTGGTTGATGTTAGAGATGTTGCTAATGCTCATATACTAGCCTTTGAGAATCCATCAGCTAGTGGAAGATATTGTTTAGTTGGAAGAGTTATGCACTCTTCTGAGGTATTAAAGATTTTGCATGAGCTCTTCCCTGATCTGAATCTTCCTGAAAA ATGTGCAGATGACAAGCCTTTTGTGCCAATCTACCTGGTCTCTAAGGAGAGAGCAGAAAGCTTAGGACTTAACTTTACTCCTGTGGAGGTGAGTCTAAAAGATACTGTTGAAAGCTTGAAGGAGAAGAACTTTTTAAGCGTCTAA